A window from Oncorhynchus mykiss isolate Arlee chromosome 9, USDA_OmykA_1.1, whole genome shotgun sequence encodes these proteins:
- the LOC110512425 gene encoding uncharacterized protein LOC110512425, whose product MTTLKMITLCLIFTLLVEMVDVLAGTESSSIRQESGLMSANVGDTVVLHCFQESDMAVLFSWYKQTLGDKLQLFSTVNKFERNATFYHEFKDNPRFSVENGQEKNHLRISDMQLSDSGTYYCGSSYSNKMEFGEGAIVIVKGSRNMTVLQQSVSESVQPGDSVTLNCTIHTETCAGEYSVYWFRHGSGESHPGIIYTHGDRSDQCEKSPGAGSPTQSCVFNLPKRNLILSDAGTYYCAVASCGQILFGKGTKLDIEGHRADPLLLLYCLGVALALSFILIIALASIMYKMNKRKCRELVSQTRGPTVSQTDAGAEDADSLHYVALNLSNKNNRSRRQRSNMEEETVYSGIRQ is encoded by the exons ATGACAACTTTAAAGATGATCACACTGTGTCTGATATTTACACTTCTCGTAGAGATGG TTGATGTGCTAGCTGGAACTGAGTCTTCATCCATACGTCAAGAGAGTGGTCTCATGTCAGCCAACGTTGGAGACACAGTGGTTTTGCACTGCTTTCAAGAAAGTGACATGGCAGTATTGTTCTCTTGGTACAAGCAAACCTTGGGAGATAAACTTCAACTCTTCTCAACTGTCAATAAGTTTGAAAGGAACGCAACATTCTACCATGAGTTTAAGGATAACCCTCGCTTCTCGGTGGAAAATGGCCAAGAAAAGAATCACCTAAGGATCTCAGACATGCAGCTGTCAGATTCAGGCACTTACTACTGTGGGAGCTCTTATAGCAATAAGATGGAGTTTGGAGAAGGAGCCATTGTCATTGTAAAAG GGTCCAGAAACATGACTGTGCTCCAGCAATCTGTGTCTGAGTCAGTCCAGCCAGGAGACTCTGTGACACTGAACTGTACAATACACACTGAGACCTGTGCAGGAGAATACAGTGTCTATTGGTTCCGACATGGCTCAGGAGAATCCCATCCAGGAATCATTTACACCCATGGAGATAGGAGTGATCAGTGTGAGAAGAGCCCTGGGGCTGGGTCTCCTACACAGAGCTGTGTCTTCAACCTCCCCAAGAGGAACCTCATCCTCTCTGATGCTGGGACTtactactgtgctgtggcctcatGTGGGCAGATACTGTTTGGGAAAGGGACCAAGCTGGACATTGAGG GCCATAGAGCAGACCCTCTTCTCTTGTTGTACTGCCTGGGTGTAGCATTGGCTCTTTCATTCATCCTGATCATTGCACTTGCTAGCATCATGTACAAGATGAACAAGAGAAAGTGCAGAG AACTGGTCTCTCAGACAAGAGGTCCTACAGTTTCCCAGACAGACGCAGGG GCCGAAGATGCAGACAGTCTCCATTACGTAGCTCTGAATCTGAGCAACAAGAACAACAGGTCTAGAAGACAGAGAAGCAACATGGAGGAAGAGACGGTGTACTCTGGGATCAGACAGTAG
- the nitr3 gene encoding novel immune-type receptor 3 precursor (The RefSeq protein has 11 substitutions compared to this genomic sequence), which translates to MIIYWTIFLFYANFGCALNKDVIQPDPVIVTRLGQNVSLTCFCRSNLMVRVSWFKQTVGQKPLLMASSYYRTKTSFYSKNFNKDFTETKRLSVKRGFDSSNLTISKTESGDTATYYCGVMEEGELKFAEGTSLIVKGSESNSMSVLQQPVSESVQPGDSVTLNCTIHTETCAGEHSVYWFRHGSGKFHPGIIYNNGDRRDPCENCPEAGSPTQSCVYNLPKRNLSLSDAGTYYCAVASCGEILFGKGTKLEMDYGCKKESVLLVYCGVALALCVIIIIVLACVMYKSTKKTFLLCGGTHPQPSGLTVPSSHNQEKEHDDTLTSVHYAALNIIHKKPKTRRQSIAMERDTEYSGVRC; encoded by the exons ATGATTATATATTGGACAATCTTTTTGTTTTACGCCAATTTTG GTTGTGCACTTAACAAGGATGTAATCCAACCAGACCCTGTGATAGTTACACGCCTGGGACAAAATGTATCTCTCACTTGCTTTTGTCAATCTAATTTGATGGTCAGGGTCTCTTGGTTCAAGCAAACTGTTGGACAGAAGCCTCTTCTCATGGCATCATCATATTATCGCACTAAAACTAGTTTTTATTCCAAAAACTTTAACAAAGACTTTACTGAGACTAAACGTTTGAGTGTGAAGAgaggatttgacagctctaacctGACCATCTCCAAGACAGAGTCAGGGGACACAGCTACATACTACTGTGGTGTTATGGAAGAGGGCGAACTCAAATTTGCAGAAGGAACTTCTTTAATTGTCAAAG GTTCAGAGTCCAACAGCATGTCTGTGCTCCAGCAGCCTGTGTCTGAGTCAGTTCAGCCAGGAGACTCTGTGACTCTGAACTGTACAATACACACGGAGACCTGTGCAGGAGAACACAGTGTCTATTGGTTCAGACATGGCTCAGGAAAATTCCATCCAGGAATAATTTACAACAATGGAGACAGGAGAGATCCGTGTGAGAATTGCCCAGAGGCTGGGTCTCCTACACAGAGCTGTGTCTACAACCTCCCCAAGAGGAACCTCAGCCTCTCTGATGCTGGGACTtactactgtgctgtggcctcatGTGGGGAGATACTGTTTGGGAAAGGGACCAAGCTGGAAATGGACT ATGGTTGTAAGAAGGAACGTGTTCTCTTGGTGTACTGCGGCGTAGCGTTGGCTCTTtgtgtcatcatcatcatattccTTGCTTGTGTTATGTATAAGAGTACCAAGAAAACCTTTCTGCTGTGCGGAG GAACGCATCCTCAGCCAAGTGGTCTGACAGTCCCCAGTTCTCATGACCAG GATCAAGAAGATGATGACACACTCACGTCGGTCCATTACGCTGCTCTGAATATCATCCACAAGAAGCCAAAGACCCAGAGACAGAGGAGCAccatggagagagacacagagtactCTGGGGTGAGGTGCTAA